A single window of Metallosphaera hakonensis JCM 8857 = DSM 7519 DNA harbors:
- a CDS encoding acetyl ornithine aminotransferase family protein produces the protein MNKALSIIEEDSKYLMQSFSRWYPLVIERAKGSLVYDVEGKEYIDMNAGIGVMALGHGNEKVISAVQEQMSKFFHYSLTDFYYDLAVRVARKLVSMVPFQGKVFYTNSGTESVEASLKIARGHTRRQYVIGFTNSFHGRTFGSMSFTSSKYVQRSMFSPLLPSTLLVPYPDRHNPICRDDCASAILSYLEDWILRKMVDPNDVAGFLLEPIQGEGGIVIPPTEFMQGLEKIARKHGILLILDEVQTGIGRTGRMFAFEHFNVEPDLICLAKALGGGLPLGAVVGRSEVMDLPKGSHANTFGGNPLALAAAEVVLEEVPLLLSRVNERGKIIMDILNSTKSKYIDEVRGKGLMIGVDLRKQDKPFEEGLERVLMNSFTRGVLAIGAGESVVRLLPPLVIEDELASRGSSIIKQEIENL, from the coding sequence ATGAACAAGGCTTTAAGCATTATAGAGGAAGACTCCAAGTACCTCATGCAATCCTTTAGCAGATGGTATCCCCTGGTTATAGAGAGAGCTAAGGGTTCCTTGGTTTACGATGTGGAGGGAAAGGAGTACATTGACATGAATGCTGGGATAGGTGTGATGGCTTTAGGCCATGGAAACGAAAAAGTAATAAGCGCTGTCCAGGAGCAAATGAGTAAGTTCTTTCATTACAGCTTAACGGATTTCTATTATGATCTGGCCGTAAGAGTTGCAAGGAAGCTTGTTTCCATGGTACCATTTCAGGGGAAAGTATTTTACACCAACAGTGGAACGGAGAGTGTTGAGGCAAGCTTGAAAATAGCCAGAGGTCACACTAGAAGACAATACGTAATAGGATTTACCAATTCCTTTCACGGGAGAACCTTCGGTTCCATGTCCTTCACCTCAAGTAAATACGTTCAGAGATCCATGTTCTCTCCGCTCCTCCCCTCAACGTTGTTGGTCCCATATCCTGACAGACACAACCCCATTTGTCGCGATGACTGTGCTTCAGCTATTCTAAGCTACCTGGAGGACTGGATACTTAGAAAGATGGTTGATCCCAACGATGTTGCAGGATTCCTCCTAGAACCCATACAAGGAGAGGGCGGGATAGTGATACCTCCCACGGAGTTTATGCAGGGTCTGGAGAAGATTGCAAGGAAACACGGGATTCTCTTAATTCTAGATGAAGTTCAAACTGGGATCGGCAGAACAGGAAGGATGTTCGCCTTTGAGCACTTCAACGTCGAGCCGGACCTCATCTGCTTAGCTAAAGCTTTAGGAGGAGGGTTACCTCTGGGAGCAGTGGTGGGTAGGAGCGAGGTCATGGATCTTCCCAAGGGATCCCATGCCAATACCTTCGGCGGAAATCCGTTGGCCTTAGCCGCAGCCGAGGTAGTTCTGGAAGAAGTCCCCTTACTTCTCAGTAGGGTGAATGAGAGGGGCAAAATTATCATGGATATCTTAAACTCAACTAAATCTAAATACATTGATGAAGTGAGGGGGAAGGGACTCATGATTGGAGTGGATCTTAGAAAACAGGACAAACCCTTCGAAGAGGGCCTGGAGAGAGTATTAATGAATTCCTTCACGAGAGGAGTCCTGGCCATAGGTGCAGGAGAATCTGTAGTGAGATTATTACCTCCTCTGGTCATAGAGGACGAGCTAGCAAGTAGAGGTAGTTCTATAATAAAGCAGGAAATAGAGAACCTGTAG